Proteins co-encoded in one Mycobacterium mantenii genomic window:
- a CDS encoding ATP-binding cassette domain-containing protein, whose protein sequence is MTRSAQPVLTARSDRSEGSFAAGRDVVVGSDLRADLRVAHPLIARAHVLLRFDQGRWLAVDNNSLNGVYLDGQRVPVVDIHDGQSINIGKPDGPRITFEVGQHQGSVGLLPPTTKSIPIITAPPGASAPAQPTGPGPAAAPHRPAPAPSRPFRRRDAQSSAAVPVVPPDTATRAVPQPAGGRSADSADFPTTWVDVPGQGPDRGPAPGRTAWIGRALNNDIVVHDVLASRHHAFLNPTPTGAEIRDANSSNGTFVNGVRVGSAALSDGDVVTIGNVDLVFHDGTLVRRQEAATRAGGLEVREVNFAIDGKNLLERISLVARPGTLTALIGGSGAGKTTLSRLIAGYATPSTGSVTFEGHDIHSEYASLRTRIGMVPQDDVVHRQLTVSQALGYAAELRLPPDTSKADREQVVAQVLDELGLTEHANTRVDNLSGGQRKRASVALELLTGPSLLILDEPTSGLDPALDLQVMTMLRQLADAGRVVLVVTHSLTYLDVCDQVLLMAPGGKTAFLGPPGQIGPAMGTTNWAHIFAKVGADPDEANRRFLAQNKPPPPALTEAPAELGVPAQTSKRHQFSTIARRQVRLVVADHAYFLFLAILPFVMGVLSLTVPGSVGFGYADPAGESAGEAGMILTLLTMAAAFMGTALTIRDLIGERAIFRREQAVGLSSTAYLLAKVAVFCTFAVVQAAIATAIVVVGKGPPTRPAVLLGNATLELFVGVAATCVAAAMLGLLLSALARSNEQIMPLLVVSLMMQMVLCGGMVPVTNRIFLDQLSWLVPSRWGYAAQGSTVDLWTVSPGPQSPRDSHFEHTPVAWLFDMGMLAVLTVVYAALVRWRIRLTR, encoded by the coding sequence ATGACTCGATCTGCGCAGCCCGTGCTGACGGCTCGCTCCGACCGATCCGAAGGCAGCTTCGCCGCCGGCCGCGACGTGGTCGTCGGCAGCGACCTGCGCGCCGACCTGCGCGTGGCGCACCCGTTGATCGCCCGCGCGCACGTGCTGCTGCGCTTCGATCAGGGTCGCTGGCTCGCGGTCGACAACAACTCGCTGAACGGGGTTTACCTGGACGGCCAGCGGGTGCCGGTCGTCGACATCCACGATGGCCAGAGCATCAACATCGGCAAGCCCGACGGCCCGCGGATCACCTTCGAAGTGGGCCAGCATCAGGGCAGCGTCGGCCTGCTCCCGCCGACCACGAAGTCGATCCCCATCATCACGGCGCCGCCCGGCGCGTCGGCGCCGGCGCAACCCACCGGCCCGGGTCCCGCGGCCGCCCCGCACCGGCCCGCGCCGGCGCCATCGCGGCCCTTCCGCCGCCGGGATGCCCAGAGCAGCGCCGCCGTTCCGGTCGTCCCGCCGGACACCGCGACCCGTGCCGTGCCGCAACCGGCGGGCGGCAGGAGCGCCGACAGCGCGGACTTCCCGACCACGTGGGTCGACGTCCCGGGACAGGGACCCGACCGCGGGCCGGCGCCCGGGCGCACCGCCTGGATCGGGCGGGCGCTCAACAACGACATCGTCGTGCACGACGTGCTGGCCTCACGCCATCACGCCTTCCTGAACCCGACCCCGACGGGCGCCGAGATCCGCGACGCGAACAGCAGCAACGGCACGTTCGTCAACGGTGTCAGGGTCGGGTCCGCGGCGCTGTCCGACGGCGACGTGGTGACGATCGGCAACGTCGACCTGGTGTTCCACGACGGCACGCTGGTTCGCCGCCAGGAGGCGGCGACCCGGGCCGGCGGCCTGGAGGTGCGCGAGGTCAACTTCGCCATCGACGGCAAGAACCTGCTGGAACGGATCTCGCTGGTCGCCCGGCCGGGCACCCTGACCGCGCTGATCGGCGGGTCCGGCGCCGGCAAGACCACGCTGTCGCGGCTGATCGCCGGGTACGCCACCCCGTCGACGGGCTCGGTGACGTTCGAGGGGCACGACATCCACTCCGAGTACGCGTCGCTACGCACCAGGATCGGGATGGTCCCGCAGGACGACGTCGTGCACCGCCAGCTCACGGTGAGCCAGGCGCTCGGCTACGCCGCCGAGTTGCGCCTGCCGCCCGACACCAGCAAGGCCGACCGCGAGCAGGTCGTCGCCCAGGTCCTCGACGAGCTGGGGCTGACCGAGCACGCGAACACCCGGGTCGACAACCTCTCCGGGGGTCAGCGCAAGCGCGCGTCGGTGGCCCTGGAATTGCTCACCGGGCCGTCGCTGCTGATCCTCGACGAACCGACGTCGGGCCTGGATCCGGCGCTGGACCTTCAGGTCATGACCATGCTGCGTCAGCTCGCCGACGCCGGCCGCGTCGTGCTGGTGGTCACCCACTCGCTGACCTACCTCGACGTGTGCGACCAGGTGCTGCTGATGGCGCCGGGCGGCAAGACGGCCTTCCTCGGCCCGCCCGGCCAGATCGGCCCGGCGATGGGGACCACCAACTGGGCGCACATCTTCGCCAAGGTCGGCGCGGACCCCGACGAGGCCAATCGCCGGTTTTTGGCCCAGAACAAGCCCCCGCCGCCGGCTTTGACCGAGGCGCCCGCCGAGCTGGGCGTCCCGGCGCAAACCAGTAAGCGCCACCAGTTCTCCACGATCGCCCGCCGCCAGGTCCGGCTGGTGGTCGCCGACCACGCCTACTTTCTGTTCCTGGCGATCCTGCCGTTCGTGATGGGCGTGCTGTCGCTGACGGTCCCCGGCAGCGTCGGTTTCGGCTACGCCGATCCGGCCGGCGAGTCGGCCGGTGAGGCCGGGATGATCCTGACGCTGCTCACCATGGCCGCCGCGTTCATGGGTACCGCGCTGACCATCCGCGACCTCATCGGCGAGCGCGCCATCTTCCGGCGAGAACAGGCGGTCGGCCTGTCCAGCACGGCCTACCTGCTGGCCAAGGTCGCGGTGTTCTGCACGTTCGCCGTCGTGCAGGCGGCCATCGCGACGGCCATCGTGGTGGTGGGCAAGGGGCCGCCGACGCGGCCCGCGGTGCTGCTCGGCAACGCCACGCTCGAGCTGTTCGTCGGGGTCGCGGCGACGTGCGTGGCGGCGGCGATGCTGGGTCTGCTGCTCTCGGCGCTGGCCCGCTCCAACGAGCAGATCATGCCGCTGCTGGTGGTGTCGCTGATGATGCAGATGGTGCTCTGCGGCGGCATGGTGCCGGTCACGAACCGGATCTTC